The genomic segment ATATTTGCATAAATTTACACGCTCAAAATATCAAAATGCTTAAGAAATGAACGACAAAGAGAAAGAGGAAATCCTACATTTACTGGCAAGCAAATCGGCCAACAAGCAGCATGTGTACCGCACCACGCTGGAAGTGTTTAACGAAACCAAACAAATTTTGCACGATTTGCAGAAAGAGTTATCACCTTTATTGTCAAAGATTGACCCCAATGTGGAAATAAAATATTCTGATGCTGGCAGTTTTGAAGTACAATTCAAATTCTCGGGCGACACCCTTGTTTTTATGATGCATACCAATGTATTTTCATTCCCCGAAAATCATTTTATACAAAGTTCACCTTATGTAAAAAAGGACAAACTTAATATATATTGTGGTTTGATTCAGGTATATAATTTCCTTTCTGATTCAATCAAATATAATAGGCAGGATGATGTGGGCGAACTGATTGCAAGGATATATATAAATAGGGAGCGTCATTTTTTTATCGAAGGCAAGCGACCTATTAATATTCGGCATAATAACTTTGAAGAAGATGTGATGACGACTGAAAAGTTGAAGCATTTAATCGAACAAAGTATATTATATTGTTTGAACTTCGATCTGTTGATGCCGCCTATGGAGTTGGTGCAGCAAATAACCGTCGATATGAAAAATTATCAAAGTTATAGCTCTGGTTTTGCTACGTCGAAATCAGTTGGCTTCGAATTGCGAAATCAACTTGATAACACAAACAAAGGAATATAATAATAGCCAATCAAAAATGTTATTTCCCTTCTGTGAACGGGAACTATCATAAATGCAGAAACAATTATTTATCCTTGCAAAATGTTATTTCCGTTCTGCGAACGGGAACTATCACAAATGCATGAATAATTATTTATCCTTACTCAGTTTCAGGCTGAGGTCTCGGTAATCAATCACCGCTCCATATTCGAGCAAAATATCGCTTCCCAAAACTCCGTGAAGTGTTACCTTCACAGTTTGCTTATATAGCTTCACCACATGGGTCATATCCACTACACCACATGCCCTATTTTTTAATATCATACTTCCCAATTGCAAGGTTTCGAATGTAGCCTCCGATACTTCATGGTTCTGGGTTCCTAATCCAATGGCAGGGTCGTCAAGTATTTTGAGTTTTTTAGTTTTGGTGAATTTTTGAGCAGCCTTTTTATCAAACACTGTTTTTGAAGCTCCAGTGTCTAATAACAAATTACAAGGTTCTCCATTGGCTTTTATGGTAGTCAGCAGGTGACAAGAACTTTCATCAAACTGTAATAATTGTAAGGGTATAAGGGTAATTTTTTTGCGTTGCATATTGGTCGTCAAAGGTAATTGAGTTTGATAATTAATAACAATGTAAAGCCAAAATTGTTAGTTGAGCCGTATTTGAATGTAAAGCATAATGCTAAAAGTATTTGTCATTCCGAGTGGGCGAGGAATCTACTGTGTTAGGCTCATTTGGTAAGCAGCAGATGTCGCCTTCTCTCGATAGCTATCGGGAGACATGACAAAATACATCCTGCACCAAACAACTTCTATATTGATGGCAAATCTCTTGGTTTTCCACACATGTAGGAAACGAGTTTTAAAATCTAAACCAAATTATGATATGTTTGCACTATTATATAATCCTTATTCTGCAAAACTGACTACTAACTA from the Bacteroidota bacterium genome contains:
- a CDS encoding retropepsin-like aspartic protease; the protein is MQRKKITLIPLQLLQFDESSCHLLTTIKANGEPCNLLLDTGASKTVFDKKAAQKFTKTKKLKILDDPAIGLGTQNHEVSEATFETLQLGSMILKNRACGVVDMTHVVKLYKQTVKVTLHGVLGSDILLEYGAVIDYRDLSLKLSKDK